Part of the Virgibacillus necropolis genome, GAATAAAGGTTTGCGCATGTTTCCGTTAAGGGTGCCAGATTGTGGAATTACCTTATTTGTGTTTTGGGTAAAATACGAGGGAGGAATCCAAATGCAAAATAAATTAAGAAAATCTGCAACAGACAAATCTATATCTGGGGTCTGTGGAGGTATAGCTGAATATTTTGGTATGTCTTCTCTTGGAGTAAGGATTATCTTCATTGTTTTAACTCCTGCCAATCTGCTCATTTATATAGTTCTTGCAAACACAATCCCAGATAGTCCACCGTCACTGTAAGTAGATATGCTTATTTCATTGTCAGGCGCGATAACCGAATAAATATTGTGCCATAACAGGGTGCTTTAAAGGAATCATTTATACGTTTATTAGGTCAAATTGTGAGAGCTGTATTCAAAGATAGTTGAATATTTGTATTAATATAAATTGCTAAACTGTGCACAGTTGGGTAACCACACACTTTGCTTCATAACTTAGTGAGGAGGGGAGATAAAATGAATGCGTTGATGTTAGAGGGATGGACGCCGATACTGCTTTTCGGAACTGTATTTGCAATTGGGATGTTTATTATGGCTCGTAAATTTTCAAGAAAACTTTTATTTTCTATTTATACTGTATTGACACTAATTTGTATCGGAGTAATTATTTATAGCGTGATTAGTGTTGGAGGTTGGGAAGGTATGGGATTAGGCTTTTATACGTTCTCTGCTATGGGAGGAATATTGATGGGTACTGCTATTGGAATAGTTTAAGAAGTAGCAACTAAGGAATTAGTAAATGATATTAAATAGCTTCTTAAAACAGCTTTAATTTATAATTAAGCAATCGGGCGCAAGAGTTGAAGAAGGGATTACGAAAGCTTCTTTTCTTATTGTTCTAACGACGGGATAATTGAAAAAGGGTTTGCTAAGTCAGTAACAAAATAATATACAGAATATTTAGTTAAAATGAAACTTTTTTGGTTGGGGAATCGTAGAAAACTATTGAAGGGGGAATATATGTGAAAAGACTATCCCGAATCGGATGCGATTGTGAAACAACTGGAAAGTATAATTATTGGAGAGAGGGGTTTACAAACCTGCCTTCAGCTAGAATGACAGGATCTCCTCCTTAAGTACGTCGTCACCTTCTTCAAGCTATTCGACGACACTGATACCAGGGGTATGGTAGAGGAGTCTTCTTTTAGACATTCCGATTGGTATGGTAAAACTGTTAATATGGCTTAGGATTGGAACAACGAGGCCACGGCGATCGAAATCAATTAACGGGAAATTGCCAATGACTAGGTGAAGAGGTTTTAAAATCATTATTGTCTCATCGATTTAGAAGGAAGGGGAGAATAATGATTTTTTTGTCAGTTTTTCCGAAACTGCCACCCGTGTAAAAGCCATCGAACTCTAAACCCTTTTATCAATCGTAACATTTAAATTCACATTTTTTGTATATGTTTGATCGTTATTTTAAAACATCTTGATTGATCATTCCAGAATTGCTAAAAAGATGAACAATTTAAATCTTAGGGACAGCTGCCTGTTGAAGTGTTACCCGAACAATCGCATTCTTTAAATAAATTTGCTAGCTAAAAGCCTGCTTTGGGAACTTAAAGGCTCTTTTTAAGCTTGAGAGAAAAAAACCACTCTGACAAAAAAACGTGTAAATGCGTTCCTAGATCCTAAACATATGGATAATGTTATAACCGTTTTCTATTTTACACTTCTCTTTTCTTTAGGCGCGAAAATAATGTATAAGATAAAAGCCAAACCTGTACCAACAAACCATGATAATTTATAGAGAGGCTCTAATACATCCACAAATGCACCAATCAAAGCAACAATAACGGCAATAATTGTAATCATAGCCGGACATTAAAGCCTTTTAGAAAGTAATAGTCGCTTTTGGGCTCATAAAGGGTATTTAAATTAAATTGTCTTTGACGAATGAAATAATAGTCCGCCATCATGATACCTGTAACCGGACCTAATATTGCACCAACAAAATTTAAAAAAGCATAAATACTTGTTGCGTTCTCCATGAGTTTCCATGGAAATAAAAATAGTGCGATGACAGCAGCGATAATTGCTCCTGTTTTGAAATGTAACTCCTTATTGAATAATTGGGATAATGATACTAACTGATAACCTGCAGGTATGAGGTTACCAACAAGATTTGCAGAAATTGTCGACAGACAAATTACTAAAACGACACCAGCAATTGCAAATGTACTATCGAATCGATTAATAACATCTACAATATTCCAAATTGGCGTACCAAAGGCAATTTCCGATCCGACAATAATCGCGATGCTGGCTATTGCAAATAGCAAAAATGTGATAATAAGCCCGATGGGTTGTCCAATGGCTTGATCACTAAGTTTTCTTGACATTTTGGGCAGATCAATAATACTTACAATCGGGGCTGCCCATGTTGCAACAATAGCAGCGACAGAACTGGCTAACACGAGAAGTGTATTCCCATGTATGCCTTTTGGTGTATAATTAAGGATTGGTCCAATACCACCTGCCAAGTATACAGCCCAAATAGCCATTCCAATAAATACAACGTAAATAAAAAAGGATAACACTTTTTGGATTTTACCTATAAGATCCATCCCCCCGAATATAAAGCCCACGTTCACACACCAAAATAAAAGGAAGGAAATATTCCTTATCCCGGAAATACGCCCTTAACTTGAAGAAAAGGATTATAATTCTGTGTCTTTATGCCATTTTAAAGGCTAGGAAAATCGAAATAATTGCAATAGTGTTGGCCATTCCCTACATCAAGAAAAATTTAAAAAGAAACAATAATTCTCGTTTGAATAATATAAAACAAGTTTTGTAAGTTGGGGGGATTTGCACGTTGGACAATAGAACGAAAGGTCTTTTAGGATACTGGATAGAAGCGATTGGACAAACGATGTCTGCTGTAACAAATACGCCATCTGCAGTTAAAGATAAGGAATTGTCCTCCCAACTTGATTTATGGGGAAATGTCTTACAAGGAA contains:
- a CDS encoding PspC domain-containing protein, which translates into the protein MQNKLRKSATDKSISGVCGGIAEYFGMSSLGVRIIFIVLTPANLLIYIVLANTIPDSPPSL
- a CDS encoding YesK family protein; amino-acid sequence: MNALMLEGWTPILLFGTVFAIGMFIMARKFSRKLLFSIYTVLTLICIGVIIYSVISVGGWEGMGLGFYTFSAMGGILMGTAIGIV
- a CDS encoding cytosine permease yields the protein MDLIGKIQKVLSFFIYVVFIGMAIWAVYLAGGIGPILNYTPKGIHGNTLLVLASSVAAIVATWAAPIVSIIDLPKMSRKLSDQAIGQPIGLIITFLLFAIASIAIIVGSEIAFGTPIWNIVDVINRFDSTFAIAGVVLVICLSTISANLVGNLIPAGYQLVSLSQLFNKELHFKTGAIIAAVIALFLFPWKLMENATSIYAFLNFVGAILGPVTGIMMADYYFIRQRQFNLNTLYEPKSDYYFLKGFNVRL
- a CDS encoding DUF6944 family repetitive protein, encoding MDNRTKGLLGYWIEAIGQTMSAVTNTPSAVKDKELSSQLDLWGNVLQGTGTALIADSEEEFSFEKLGNQLQSIGNLVTIIGFLAPVSDE